The following are from one region of the Elusimicrobiota bacterium genome:
- a CDS encoding DDE-type integrase/transposase/recombinase: KKFNKPVQVRYFERSTPNALWQMDIMTFMLKGQYRIYLIGIIDDNSRYIVNHGLFRRQTEDNVLDVLRGAIEKNGTPSEVLTDNGRQFYSWRGRSRFTKFCIKVGIQHIRSRPYHPQTLGKIESF; this comes from the coding sequence AAAAAGTTCAACAAGCCCGTGCAGGTACGGTATTTTGAGCGGTCAACGCCAAACGCATTATGGCAGATGGACATAATGACTTTTATGTTGAAGGGGCAGTATCGGATATATTTGATAGGTATAATAGATGACAATTCCAGATATATCGTCAATCATGGGTTGTTCCGTCGGCAGACAGAGGACAATGTGCTGGATGTTCTGCGTGGTGCGATAGAGAAAAATGGCACACCTTCGGAAGTGCTGACTGACAACGGTCGGCAATTTTACAGTTGGCGAGGCAGAAGCAGATTCACAAAGTTCTGCATAAAGGTTGGCATTCAGCATATTCGCAGTCGTCCGTATCATCCGCAG